The following are encoded together in the Drosophila biarmipes strain raj3 chromosome 3L, RU_DBia_V1.1, whole genome shotgun sequence genome:
- the LOC108034676 gene encoding protein anon-73B1, whose product MSASAESLAAAAALDKYGDEDLFSLLIRYGLYVGALFQFLCISAAVLMENNPDSGSNPESGEVTEREGEPVRTRLHKIRKLEKKKRR is encoded by the coding sequence ATGTCGGCATCCGCTGAGAGcctggccgccgccgccgcgcTGGACAAGTACGGCGACGAGGACCTCTTCAGCCTGCTCATCCGCTACGGCCTCTATGTGGGAGCACTGTTCCAGTTCCTATGCATCTCCGCCGCGGTGCTGATGGAGAACAACCCGGACAGTGGCAGTAATCCGGAGTCCGGGGAGGTGACGGAGCGGGAGGGCGAGCCGGTTAGGACGCGGCTGCACAAGATCCGGAAGCTGGAGAAGAAGAAGCGGCGATAG
- the LOC108035535 gene encoding protein Mo25 produces the protein MPLFGKSQKSPVELVKSLKEAINALEAGDRKVEKAQEDVSKNLVSIKNMLYGSSDAEPPADYVVAQLSQELYNSNLLLLLIQNLHRIDFEGKKHVALIFNNVLRRQIGTRSPTVEYICTKPEILFTLMAGYEDAHPEIALNSGTMLRECARYEALAKIMLHSDEFFKFFRYVEVSTFDIASDAFSTFKELLTRHKLLCAEFLDANYDKFFSQHYQRLLNSENYVTRRQSLKLLGELLLDRHNFTVMTRYISEPENLKLMMNMLKEKSRNIQFEAFHVFKVFVANPNKPKPILDILLRNQTKLVDFLTNFHTDRSEDEQFNDEKAYLIKQIKELKPLPEA, from the coding sequence ATGCCACTGTTCGGGAAGTCGCAGAAGTCGCCAGTGGAGCTGGTCAAGTCGCTGAAGGAGGCGATCAACGCCCTGGAGGCGGGCGACCGCAAGGTGGAGAAGGCCCAGGAGGATGTCAGCAAGAATCTGGTCTCCATTAAGAACATGCTGTACGGGAGCAGTGACGCCGAGCCGCCGGCGGACTATGTGGTGGCCCAGCTGTCGCAGGAGCTGTACAACAGcaacctgctgctgctgctcatcCAGAACCTGCACCGCATCGACTTCGAGGGCAAAAAGCATGTGGCGCTCATATTCAACAATGTGCTGCGCCGCCAAATCGGCACCCGTTCGCCCACCGTCGAGTATATCTGCACGAAGCCAGAGATACTGTTCACCCTGATGGCCGGCTACGAGGATGCGCATCCGGAGATCGCCCTGAACTCCGGCACAATGCTGAGGGAGTGCGCCCGATACGAGGCGCTGGCCAAGATCATGCTGCACTCCGATGAGTTCTTCAAGTTCTTCCGATACGTGGAGGTGTCCACCTTCGACATTGCCAGCGATGCCTTCTCCACGTTCAAGGAGCTGCTCACGCGCCACAAGCTGCTGTGCGCCGAGTTCCTGGACGCCAACTACGACAAGTTCTTCTCGCAGCACTACCAGCGGCTGCTCAACTCCGAAAACTATGTGACGCGGCGGCAGAGCTTGAAGCTGCTGGGTGAACTGCTGCTGGACCGGCACAACTTCACCGTGATGACGCGCTACATCTCCGAGCCGGAGAACCTCAAGCTGATGATGAACATGCTCAAGGAGAAGTCGCGCAACATACAGTTCGAGGCGTTTCACGTCTTCAAGGTGTTCGTGGCGAATCCCAACAAGCCGAAGCCCATCCTGGACATCCTGCTGCGCAACCAGACGAAGCTGGTCGACTTTCTGACCAACTTTCACACGGACCGCTCCGAGGACGAGCAGTTCAACGACGAGAAGGCCTATCTGATCAAGCAGATAAAGGAGCTGAAGCCGCTGCCCGAGGCTTAG